TGCTTATGAAACTCGAAGGTAGTCACATCGCTGATCGAAAAAGCTCACAACATCTGAAATTTCTGCTGCCTGGTATGAGTGGTACTCACCGTTGAAAGTGTAGCCATTCATTGCTTTGAAGGTCTGTGCAGGTGTTGCGATAGTTACAGATCGTGCCTTCAAACTAATGCATCACATGCCCTTACGCGGTCACGTTGAGCGTGAGTGCATCTATGAACATAACGATAGGTGACTGAATCAGAAACGTTGCGTTTACAAGAGTTGACAGGAGGCTGCTGTAAATTGTAAAACATTAATACCAGTTATTTCTGGCACTTAACCACTCTTACAAATCAAATTTAAAATTCATATTTTACAGTCGGTTAAGTATAATTACATATCAGCATCAGGGCTGGTGAAAATGGAGCATTCACGACAGGGAGGTTCACTGTCTGAGCATGGTTGGTGAAAAATGGATCTTTATGACTGGCTGTACGCGATCGGAGTTACTTTGTTAAGTGTCTGTTGCATCGGGATTTATGCAAGATTTGATAGGGTTTTCTACAAAGGTAAATCTAAAAAGAGATAGCTATGAAGATTGGATACTTGTTTCCTGCTGCTTGTGGAATTGCCGGGGTATTACTTCTTATATGGTTCGTAGCAAGTGGAGCCTGGATGCCAGGTGCTTAGTACCATTAAGGTTAAAACTGGTAATGTTCAACGTTAAATATTTCTCATAATGCGCTGTGCCTCAAGGCTCCTGTAGATGTATGATGCCAACTCAGCTTTTAGCTGATATGGACCCCTGGTGTTTCTTGTACAAATTTACGCCCGAGTAACGCGGGCTTTTTTGCCAAACAATTGATTAAAATATTTGAGCATAACGATTGATAATTTTTAGGATAAATTGCCACTCAGATATTTTTTTGGACTATCATTGATCATGACGCCATAGCGTCACTCTCCTCCAATTCTTTGCTTACTATTTACAAATTGCCCGCTTCAATGCGGGCTTTTTTTATGTGCATTCTTTAAGTGGAGTTAAGTAAATCGAAAAACGCAGAGGGATTTAATTCAAAGGGGAAATGGATGTAATCCAGGAGTTTATCGAAAATAATATGCAAGAGCCTGGGTTCACGACAACTTATGCAAAAAAAACTTAAATTAAATCGCGACCTAGGAAAATGGCCTGTACAACACGTCTCAGGCCAAGAATATCAACGAGAAGTTGATGTGGTGGTAGTTGTGGAAGTACCGGTATTAGAACCATTACCACCGCTACCAGCAGCGCCAATAGCAATACCAGCCAGCGCAGCTACAGCACCAACACCGATCGCATCAGTAGCACCTTGTGAGAGTCCGAAAGCACCCTCACCAGCTGCCCCACCTTCTACCGGTGCAGCTTGCACACCAGCAGCAAGTGAAGACAGTACCAAAAATACTGCAATTTTTGCCTTCATGAATCTGCCTCTCAATTACTTAATACTTAAAAAACCAAACATTCCATCCAGGAAAGTGCAAAGATAATTTAGCATATGAATTTTATATTTCAATATCATTTAGCAGGGGGTTAAGAAAAATATTATCGCCGTGGGATTTCCAATTGAATGAATCGAAACGCGTTAGAAAACTGAACGTTCGCAAAGCTTATGATTTTATTAGCATTGTTTAAATTATGAATTTTTGGTTATCTAAACTTCGCCTACTTTCATTAGCGCTCTTTACAAAAAAAAGAATAAGAACTTCTGAGCTTATTAAGCTTAATAACTTCCAGTAAAATCCAATAAAGGATAAGCATTCTGTCTAACTATATGAATTATAATTAAATAATAGCAACACTAAGAATTCATAGTCAGTACTCTGCATGGTTACTTCATTCACAAATCTTGGCCAAACTTCCAAATCAAAAATGTCCGGTATAGATATCTTTTTAGTGGTTGTTAACCCTTTTAAGGGGAAGGATGCATTGATAACTTACTCAAAAATGGCACCTCTATTTTAGCGACCAGTGATACTCGAGTACTACCTGCTTTGATAATCAGAATAGTGCAAACTACGCGCCGGCCACCAGGCTCATGAACGATGCTGTTTCTGAATGCGATGGGGATTTCGTAGTAGCGCGGCATTATGCCCTCCCGTCAAAAAATACTGTATATAAGAACAGCATTATGATTTTTGGGGAGGGATCACGTGTTATTCATGACTTATGCACGACTGGCCATGATTTCCTTTCCCACAGCGATGGCTGACTTACGCTGGGCTGGTGTCATATATCCATCATAAACCGAGAAAAATCCGACAGAACCGTCGCACGTTCCGCCTGAACCCCCCTGCCCCAAAAGCATCGGGATAGCCCAACGTGTGATATTAATGGGGGAGGTGAACTCGTTCGGAACGACATCGCCGTGCTGATTCTCAATCCGTAATGATGCTGATGACAGAGTGATACACAGGATGTTCCATTCGTTTTCGACAAAAGTCGGCGATCGGTAACTTACTCCGGTCCCTGACGGATAGACAACCTGTACACGCACCGCTCTGTCATTCGGTGAAAAATCGATGCAGAAACCGCTTCCACTTCCCGCTGTCACGTTCCTGCAGTCAAGGAATGTCGAGAAAGCGTCGTATGTATTTGGCTTCACTGCGCACAGCACAGATATAGCATCTTTGCTTGCGATGAAATCCGTACTGCCCCCACCCCATGTGCGCGTAAAATCCAGCCCGTAATTCCTGATGACACCCCCTCCTTTTGTGGCCTTCCAGCCATGCCCGCTATTATCAAGCGGGTTTAATAAATCAAAGGCAGCCAGGCACGGCAGCGGGATATCATCCACCAGCCGTGAGTTTACAACGACGAAATCATGATCCCATGATGTAAGCGGGATGAATTTATTACTGACAAGGCGAAGGCCAGACATTTATATACCTCAGGATCAGAAAAATACAGAAGAGGGGATATTCGGTGCTTTAAACGTGTCGCCACGAT
The sequence above is a segment of the Erwinia sp. SLM-02 genome. Coding sequences within it:
- a CDS encoding YoaK family small membrane protein, producing the protein MKIGYLFPAACGIAGVLLLIWFVASGAWMPGA
- the yjbE gene encoding exopolysaccharide production protein YjbE; translated protein: MKAKIAVFLVLSSLAAGVQAAPVEGGAAGEGAFGLSQGATDAIGVGAVAALAGIAIGAAGSGGNGSNTGTSTTTTTSTSR